The DNA segment GAGCCGATTTGGAACCGGCTTTGGCTGCCGTGGAACGGATTTTGTTATTGACCCCAGAGGCCTTGCCACAATTGCGGGATCGGGGCCTGTTGTACTACCAGTTGGGCCGCTGGCAACAAGCCCGACAGGATCTCAAAGCCTACCTGCAACACTTGCAACAGGCCCCCTTGCCAGTGGAGACCCACCGCGCCGATGAACGTTTGATTGGAGAGATCCTGCAGAGATTGGAAACCCATCCTGACTGCTGAATGAATTGAACCAATACAGCGCTCTAATGCTCTCCAGTTGTGCCGTTGCGACAGCGTTGCGGAGCAACAGGGTGCCGTAGGCAAACCGACCAAGAAAAGCCTGTCGGAGACATCCGTGCTAGCCTGCCTTTGGTGCAAAAGGTTGTAACGGTTTATCTCTTTCCCATGGCAAGCCTATCCTGAGGAAGAAGAGGCAACTGTGCGCAGCAGAGAGGTTAGGTGTGGCGGCGATGAACCAACCCATAAGTGGGATCCAAGGGATCCATCACCTGCACTTTTATCTATGGGATCTGCCCTACTGGCAGGAGCAATTTTGCCAGGTTTGGGGGTTTCAAATCGAGCAGCAAGCCCCCCACACCCTTGATCTCTGCCAGGGATCCATTCGCTTGCGTCTGTCTCAGCCTGCCCATGCTGGGGATGAGGTGGATCGCTATCTACAGCAGCATTCTCCCGGCATTGTGGATGTGGCATTGGCGGTGGGGAAGCAGGATCTGTCCGACTTGGCGGGGCTTCTGCAGAGGCGGGGCGCTGAGGTGGGGTGGATCCCTGCTGAGAGGGAAAGTCCCTCACCCAGTTTATGTCTGCGCACTCCTTATGGATTAAGGCATTCTTTGATTCCAGAGCCAGGTTCAGCTCCTCTGTATCCCTCGCGTTTGTTTTCCCACCTGGATCATGTGGTGTTGAATGTTGGGCAGGGATCCCTGCAGGCGGCGGCAGATTGGTATGGGCAGATGCTGGGTTGGGAGCGCCTCTATCATTACAGTGTGGGTACGGAGCACTCCGGGTTAGAAAGTTGGGTGGTCGGGGATCTGCAGGCAGGGATCCAGTTGGCCATCAATGAGCCGACTTCTGCGACCTCACAAATTCAGGAATTTTTGGATGCTTACCCTGGCCCTGGCATCCAGCATGTAGCTCTACACAGCCCGGATATCCTCAGCAGCCTGCGCCAGCTCCGTCGGGGTGGGGTGGAATTTTTGCAGGTGCCCGCAGGGTACTACTCGATGCTCGAAGGCAAGCGACGCCCCGATTTGCCGGAAATGGCCGGGATCCATTGGCCGGATTTACAAGAACAAGGGGTTCTTTTGGATTCCACCTTGCCTGCTTCTGATCCCAACCCGGCACCCCTGCTGTTGCAAACCTTCACCCAACCTTTGTTTGGAAAACCAACCTTTTTCTTTGAAATCATCCAACGACTCGGGGGAGCCACTGGATTTGGCGAAGGCAATTTTCAGGCTTTGTTTGAAGCGCTAGAGCAGCAACAATTGCAGCGGCAGCAACAACTGCTTGCTCCCCATTGATTTGGGTTGAACCCAAGGAGCTTGCTTCCGAGCGGGCCGATATTTTGGTAGCCTCAGACTTTTTCGACATTCTCACCCAAGAGGAACAAATCCAAACCGTCCTCAAGAATGGCAGCGCGATGTTCAGCCAGGATCCCGCTGGGTATTCACCATCCAAGAAAGCCATCCCAACCTCAAAATGCTGAAGCACGTGTTTGTGGATCTCCATCAAAAACCTTGGGAACTGGTGCCCTGTTCTGCTGAGACAGTGATTGCATGGGCCAAACCTTTGGGCTGGAAGTTAGAAAGGCTGGAGCGGAACGCCTTTCTTGCGGTCGGCACCCTACTCTTTCAGCTGGATTCAGCTTAGATTTAGATTCAGTCTAGAGACTTTTAATGTTCTGCATCCCTGAAGTAAACGCGGATTTGCTAAACAACAGTAGCTGTGTCCCCAGCATAAGGTTGCTCAGGCTGCATCCAAGGGAACTGCCTCGCGGTATAGCTTCTGCATTGCCGCAAACCATTCTAACCGCGAGGGATCCCAGGTGTAAAACATGTGCCCACCCCGATAATGTTGCAGGGTCAGATTGGCTTTCAGGCGCGGATCCAGCTTCATTAAATCCACCAAATGATTGGACGCAAAATAGGGCGTGACCAGATCATAAAAGCCATGGTGAATGTTCACCCGCATGTGAGGGTTGAGGGCCATGCTGGTGCGCAACTCGTCCATCGCCCCGATGAATCCCTGCTTAAACTCACCTTTTTGGTTAAATTGCCAGGCTTTGAACACCTCAAAATTGAGCAGATGGTAGGTGAGCTCCGTGTCCACCTGCAAAGTATCCCGCAAGTGACTGTTAATCGCAGCGGTAAACAGGCGATCCAATCCATCCAAGGTAGGATCGGATCCCTCAAAGGTGGGTCGATCGGGAAAGGGATCCACGGCTGTGACAGAAGCATCGTACAGCCCCAGCACCTGACGCTGAGGCCGCAAAAGCTCACGGGCAAAACTGGTGGCCTTGATCCGTCCCCCTTGTTGAGCTACGTACTCGGGTGATAGGCCGATCCCTGCCGCCAGCTCTTGATAGATCCTCTGCCGTTCCGTCTCTGGCATTGCCTCCCCCATCGCCAAGAGGGGCAACAATTGCTGCTGGGCGAATCCTTCGGCTTTGGGCAACAACACGCCTAAATCTTCTCCCCATCCCGATAAGCCATGGTGGGCTGCTGAGGCTACATAGGAAGGAAAGAGCGTTGCCCAAGTGGTGAGGTTGTAATCGGTCGTTTCCAGCAAACTGAACTCAATCGCGGGTGAAATCAGAATCGCCCCCGATAGACCTACCCCAAACTTCGATTGCAACTCCTTCGCTAGCCTTGCCACCCGAAATCCGCCATAGCTCTCACCCGCAATAAAAATCGGCGATAACCAGCGTTTCTGCCGCGAGAGAAATCCCTGAATAAACTCCCCCAGAGATTTTAAATCTCGCTCCACATCCCAGAAGGGGGCTTCTTTGGGGGGATCCTCCGCCTTACCAGCAGGTTCTGGACTGGCTGATTTGGGGGGATCCCCAGCTTTACTGGGGTCGGCATTCTCTTTGTCTTTCGGCAAGGCACGACTAAACCCTGTTCCCACGGGATCAATAAAGACCAAGTCCGAGAACTGCAACCAACTTTCGGCATTGTCCACCACCCGCACCGGAGAAGGTGGCAGGCTGCCCCTGGGTCCAAATTGAATCCGTTTCGGTCCCAAGGCACCCATGTGCAAATAGGCAGAGGCTGCCCCTGGCCCGCCATTGAACACAAAAGTCAGCGGGCGACCCGATACCGGCAGGGATCCCTGCCTTAAGTAAGCCACATGGAAGATCTCGGCTACGGGTTTTTCCCGCTCGTAGAGGGTCTGCCAACCCGCCAGTGCTGTGTAGGTGAAGGTCTCACTGCCTGCAGCAAAGGTGTGCTCAGTGGTGTGGAGGGTGGGGGTAGATTGCGATTCTGCGACCATAGGGACAAAGCATTTGAGGCGTGATCCCTAGTGAACCACAGGGGGAAGGATCTTCAGCGTCTCAAAAGAGAACTTGAGAGCACTTGCGCTGCCGGTGCGGATCCTGATAAAAGAGCTCATCAGCCTCACAAATTCAAAGGTGCCTCCAAGGTCAGGTTGAAAGATTGCCCAGGACGCAACACCACCACCTGAGGAGCCGTGACATTACCCACCACCACTCCAGCAACAGCGCCACCCAAGACATTCCCCACCGAAACCCCCCCTGTGAGCGCCCCTAGTACCGCCCCGGCAGCAGCCCCAATGGCAGCATCCGCAACAATCGCCTCACCCGAATATTGGCGGGGATCCTTCTCATCATGAATGATATTTGAAGAAGCGCGTAGGCTATAGGTGCGTCCCCCAATGACAATTGAAGTGCCGACGAAACGGGATCCCCCAGGAGCTGGCTCCATCTGGCCATGGATGCGACTGCCCGCCGGAATCACCAATCGACCTTGGGAGTCGTAGATGCTCTGAGTGACGGCAACCTCAAGCGGATAAACCGTATCCGGGTAAAAATACTCTGGAGTCTCGCTGTTCAAGCTACCTACGGGGATGACCGTTCCCTGCTGTAGGCGATAGGCACCCAGTTCAAAAAGCTGCTGAGCCACGACAGGCACAGGGGCCATGAAAGGGATCCCACTCATGCCAACCAAAGCTGCTGCAAGAATTGCTTTCATGTTCGGATCCTCCCAGCCGACTCTCATCGTTACTTCCATTCTAGGCAACAGCAGAGTCTTGAAGATGACGAAGAGTGGCAAAAGAAAGACGGCATCCCTGCATATTGACCTGCATATTGAGAGGTGTTGAGACAGGGTGACTCCGCTAGATAGGAAACTCAAAACTCAAGACTCTTCCGGCTTGGGGATCTTTTGCTCAGATGAGATTCGGCTGCGATAGCGCCTGGCCTTCTCTTGTAATGACTGAAAGAAATCCGTGTCTACGATCTCCTTATCTGTCAGTTCACCCAGATCCTGACGACGAGAGAACTCTGCTTGACGGCGATATACTTCTGCCCAAAGCTCCTCTGGGGTGAACTCAAATCCTTTCTGAGCAGCCAAGGAAGCTACCGCCTCCCGGTCATCTTCTGCATCCAGTACCTGAATGACCTCTTTCATCAGATCTTCATTCTCTGTGACTTTTGTTAAGAATTCTGTGACTGCCTGTGCACTCATTATTGTCCTCTCCTCTGCCCTAACCCGGTGGTTTCTTTGAACCTAGCATGTTCTGTTGCTGAGTTCTAGCATTGAGATCCATAGATCGTTTCATTGGGCTAAACAGTTTGGTTTATTGATCGTTGTTAGTCAATCACGATGAGAAATTTACCTGATTTTTGCAAAAAATACCTTGCTCAAGCGTGCCTGTTAAAGCCATATCTGTTTTCATCAACTACAGGAGCCCCTGACGCATCTGATCCCACAAATTGAGATAAGAGGCTGCTGCAGATGGAGAAAGAGGCTGCCAAATTTCAGATCGCTGCCAAGTAACAGGCTGAAAGTCCTCCCTTTGTTGCAAGCGGGAAGACAACTGAGCCGGATCCACTGGCAATACAGAAGGGATCCCGCTCAAATTAACCCAACGGGGAGCCAACTCTGGATCCAGCAGAAAATGAAACCAATCCACAAAAAGGGATCCCAAATCTAAAGATTCTAGGTCTTCGGATTCTAGGGCACGCGGGCGTACCCACATATCCCACCATATGGCTGAACCAGAAGCTGGGATCACCACCTCCAATTCGGGATAATTGGCTTGGGTGCTGTAGAGATCCTGCGACCAACCGACTGCTACCCAGCTATCGGCAATCCGCAACATGGGCAGGTAGTCGGAGGAAGTATAGGCCAAAGCTTGTGCATGCAGGGATCCCAATTCTTGCCGTAGCTCAGGATCCTCAGGGTTGAGGGGATCGTTGTAGGAGCGCCCCAGTTTTTTTAGGGTGAGGCCAATCACTTCCCGTGGATGATCCGGCAGGGTGATTTTGCCCGCCAGATCTGATCTCCACAGGTCGGCCCAATCTCGAATCGGTTCAGTAACCCGATCCCGACGATAGGCAATAGCCGTTACTCCCCATCGCCAAGGGACTCCCCAAACTTGCCCCTCTCGTTGTACCGCCTGCTGCCAACGGGGATCCAAGTCCGCCCATTTCTCCCCCAAAAGTTCTTCAGGTAAAGGATCCAGCCAGCCTGAAGTAATGGCCCGCTCCAATCCATCCGCCCCTAGCAAGGAGAGAGCAACCAAAGGACTGCGAGGTTGCAACCAACCCAAGGGATCCCACCTAGCGGGGGTTGAAGGCTGAGATCTTTGCTGCAAATGGGCCAATAGCTGTGCCCGTTCATCCAAGAACTGCACCTGAAACCGAGCGGTTGTACTGCGGCGGAACTCGTTGAGTAGACTGCCGGGAATCGATTGTTTCAGCGCCAAAATCAAGGGCACATTCGGATCCGGGCCACCACACCCCGCCAGCGCCAGCCCGAGCAGGATCCCGTGCAAGAGTTCACGTCGGCTAACCCTCAGATGCTCCACGACAGTACCGCTCCACCAGAATCAAAGCCACCAGATCATCGTAAGCGTTGGCCGGCACCCGCAGTCCTTTGGGCAGTAGGCGCTCCCATCCTTGGGGTGGATAAAAATCCCAGTAGCGCTGACGGGCCTCTTGAGAGCTGTGGCGTTCATCCACCAAGATAATTTGGTGCGGCGGGATGATCGATTCCAGTTGCTGTTTCCAGGTTTGGGCTGTCGTTTGGTTGCCCAGGATCACCTTCTCTGCCCGAAAGCGTTGCCAGAGAGTTTGCAGTTTGGGTAACGCTGCTGAAGAGGCAATCACCTCCCGGTGTAAGACTTGAAGTTGTGATTGCACCTGCACAACAGCCACTCCACATTTGTCCCGCCCCGGATCAAAACCGATAACCACGGGCGCTTGGGATAAGCCTGATGGGTTGGAATGGGACATGACTCAAGGCAGCTCCGCCCGTCGGGGCGTTGAGTCAGTCTGT comes from the Thermostichus vulcanus str. 'Rupite' genome and includes:
- a CDS encoding 4-hydroxyphenylpyruvate dioxygenase family protein; translation: MNQPISGIQGIHHLHFYLWDLPYWQEQFCQVWGFQIEQQAPHTLDLCQGSIRLRLSQPAHAGDEVDRYLQQHSPGIVDVALAVGKQDLSDLAGLLQRRGAEVGWIPAERESPSPSLCLRTPYGLRHSLIPEPGSAPLYPSRLFSHLDHVVLNVGQGSLQAAADWYGQMLGWERLYHYSVGTEHSGLESWVVGDLQAGIQLAINEPTSATSQIQEFLDAYPGPGIQHVALHSPDILSSLRQLRRGGVEFLQVPAGYYSMLEGKRRPDLPEMAGIHWPDLQEQGVLLDSTLPASDPNPAPLLLQTFTQPLFGKPTFFFEIIQRLGGATGFGEGNFQALFEALEQQQLQRQQQLLAPH
- a CDS encoding S10 family peptidase produces the protein MVAESQSTPTLHTTEHTFAAGSETFTYTALAGWQTLYEREKPVAEIFHVAYLRQGSLPVSGRPLTFVFNGGPGAASAYLHMGALGPKRIQFGPRGSLPPSPVRVVDNAESWLQFSDLVFIDPVGTGFSRALPKDKENADPSKAGDPPKSASPEPAGKAEDPPKEAPFWDVERDLKSLGEFIQGFLSRQKRWLSPIFIAGESYGGFRVARLAKELQSKFGVGLSGAILISPAIEFSLLETTDYNLTTWATLFPSYVASAAHHGLSGWGEDLGVLLPKAEGFAQQQLLPLLAMGEAMPETERQRIYQELAAGIGLSPEYVAQQGGRIKATSFARELLRPQRQVLGLYDASVTAVDPFPDRPTFEGSDPTLDGLDRLFTAAINSHLRDTLQVDTELTYHLLNFEVFKAWQFNQKGEFKQGFIGAMDELRTSMALNPHMRVNIHHGFYDLVTPYFASNHLVDLMKLDPRLKANLTLQHYRGGHMFYTWDPSRLEWFAAMQKLYREAVPLDAA
- a CDS encoding Nif11-like leader peptide family natural product precursor, translated to MSAQAVTEFLTKVTENEDLMKEVIQVLDAEDDREAVASLAAQKGFEFTPEELWAEVYRRQAEFSRRQDLGELTDKEIVDTDFFQSLQEKARRYRSRISSEQKIPKPEES
- a CDS encoding extracellular solute-binding protein, whose product is MEHLRVSRRELLHGILLGLALAGCGGPDPNVPLILALKQSIPGSLLNEFRRSTTARFQVQFLDERAQLLAHLQQRSQPSTPARWDPLGWLQPRSPLVALSLLGADGLERAITSGWLDPLPEELLGEKWADLDPRWQQAVQREGQVWGVPWRWGVTAIAYRRDRVTEPIRDWADLWRSDLAGKITLPDHPREVIGLTLKKLGRSYNDPLNPEDPELRQELGSLHAQALAYTSSDYLPMLRIADSWVAVGWSQDLYSTQANYPELEVVIPASGSAIWWDMWVRPRALESEDLESLDLGSLFVDWFHFLLDPELAPRWVNLSGIPSVLPVDPAQLSSRLQQREDFQPVTWQRSEIWQPLSPSAAASYLNLWDQMRQGLL
- a CDS encoding Holliday junction resolvase RuvX, whose translation is MSHSNPSGLSQAPVVIGFDPGRDKCGVAVVQVQSQLQVLHREVIASSAALPKLQTLWQRFRAEKVILGNQTTAQTWKQQLESIIPPHQIILVDERHSSQEARQRYWDFYPPQGWERLLPKGLRVPANAYDDLVALILVERYCRGASEG